One part of the Methanobacteriaceae archaeon genome encodes these proteins:
- a CDS encoding MATE family efflux transporter yields MGNKNVALMRGEPEIAVKKLAIPIMISMILTAMYNIIDGIWVAGLGQTAIAGIGFVTPIFMVLNGASVGLGNGATSSISRFIGAKDHDMANKSATHSIIIFLIGSIILTVALLMVQEPLLMSYGASGATLTEALKYSTPMFLGLIAFMFSNGCSGILRGEGDMKRAMYVVVATVVLNAILDPLFIYTLGLGSAGASLATITSSAIAALIMLYWILVKKDTYVQVAIKKFKFDLGLVKDILKVGIPSSLDMLIMAIAMSIFLLIISMVGGDYGIATFTSGQRLYLFAIMPLTAIGSAVIAVSGSAFGAKNGDYLSRTHKYGVKFGLALGTAITLILVIFATPLATLFAYTPQTASLVPGIASYLQIACPALILIGIGIPSSFFYQGIGKGTYSLMFTILREIVFVVPLIIIFVYVFNLNLIGVWLGLAIGRGFTSILNYLFARHEIRKLKFQFKN; encoded by the coding sequence ATGGGTAATAAAAATGTAGCATTAATGAGAGGAGAACCTGAGATAGCTGTTAAAAAATTGGCTATCCCAATTATGATATCAATGATTTTAACTGCAATGTACAATATTATTGATGGTATTTGGGTAGCAGGTCTTGGACAGACAGCTATTGCAGGGATTGGATTTGTAACACCTATCTTTATGGTGTTAAACGGAGCAAGTGTAGGGCTTGGAAATGGTGCAACAAGTAGTATTTCAAGATTTATTGGTGCTAAAGACCATGATATGGCAAATAAATCTGCAACACACTCAATAATTATTTTTTTAATCGGATCAATTATTTTAACCGTTGCATTGTTAATGGTTCAAGAGCCACTACTTATGAGTTATGGGGCAAGTGGAGCAACATTAACTGAAGCATTGAAATATTCAACACCAATGTTTTTAGGATTAATTGCATTTATGTTTTCAAATGGTTGTAGTGGAATCCTTCGTGGAGAAGGAGATATGAAAAGAGCAATGTATGTTGTTGTAGCTACTGTTGTTTTAAATGCAATCTTAGATCCATTATTTATCTACACATTAGGATTAGGTTCTGCTGGAGCGTCCTTAGCAACAATCACAAGTTCTGCTATTGCAGCATTAATCATGTTATACTGGATTTTAGTTAAAAAAGACACCTATGTCCAGGTAGCTATTAAAAAGTTTAAATTTGACTTAGGTTTAGTAAAAGACATATTGAAAGTTGGAATTCCATCATCTCTTGATATGTTAATAATGGCAATTGCAATGTCTATTTTCTTACTTATAATCTCAATGGTTGGGGGAGATTACGGAATCGCTACATTCACATCAGGTCAAAGACTATACTTATTTGCAATAATGCCACTTACAGCTATCGGTTCAGCAGTAATTGCAGTATCAGGTAGCGCATTTGGTGCTAAAAATGGTGATTATCTTTCAAGAACACACAAATACGGTGTTAAATTTGGTTTAGCATTAGGAACAGCAATCACATTAATTTTAGTAATCTTTGCAACACCACTTGCAACATTATTTGCATATACTCCGCAAACTGCAAGCCTTGTTCCAGGAATCGCTTCATATCTTCAAATTGCATGTCCTGCATTAATATTAATTGGAATAGGAATACCTTCCAGTTTCTTTTATCAGGGAATTGGAAAAGGAACATATAGTTTAATGTTTACTATTCTACGTGAAATTGTATTTGTAGTTCCATTAATTATAATCTTCGTATACGTATTTAACTTAAATTTAATTGGAGTTTGGTTAGGTTTAGCTATTGGAAGAGGATTTACAAGTATATTGAATTACCTATTTGCAAGACATGAAATCAGAAAACTTAAATTTCAATTTAAAAATTAA
- a CDS encoding zinc-binding dehydrogenase, which translates to MINIVYRLKSPKFFEEAIDEIELGGVIVRPTYLSICQADQRYYQGSRPAEVLEEKLPMALIHEAVGEVVFDDSGEFKSGDNVVLIPNTPEGEDVYRANYSYNSKFRGSGFDGFTSDLIKLDASRVVKIPDDFNLQVSAFIELLSVAYQGISKFDEIAITPKDVLGVWGDGNLGFITALLLKEKFPESKIFVFGKHMENLSLFSFADGIYPIHNVSKDVTIDHAFECVGSSASQSAIDQIIDLINPQGTINLFGVSEYPIPLNTRMVLEKGLTIQGNSRSEREDFVGVVETLKQNPKLFEYLEKLVTQIYEINSLNDLKEAFDRDYISRFGKTILKWNK; encoded by the coding sequence ATGATTAATATTGTTTATAGATTAAAATCGCCGAAATTCTTTGAAGAGGCAATTGATGAAATTGAACTTGGTGGGGTTATTGTTAGACCTACCTATCTTTCAATTTGTCAGGCAGATCAAAGGTACTATCAAGGCTCACGTCCTGCTGAGGTTCTTGAAGAAAAATTACCTATGGCATTAATCCATGAAGCAGTAGGTGAAGTTGTCTTTGATGATTCTGGTGAGTTTAAATCTGGTGATAATGTTGTATTGATTCCAAATACTCCTGAAGGCGAAGATGTCTACAGGGCTAATTATTCATATAATTCTAAATTTAGAGGCAGTGGTTTTGATGGATTTACATCTGATTTAATTAAATTGGATGCAAGTCGTGTTGTTAAAATACCAGATGATTTTAACCTTCAGGTTTCTGCATTTATTGAACTACTCTCAGTAGCTTATCAGGGAATTTCCAAGTTTGATGAAATAGCAATAACTCCAAAAGATGTTTTAGGAGTATGGGGTGACGGTAATTTAGGTTTTATCACTGCTTTATTGCTAAAAGAAAAGTTTCCCGAATCCAAGATATTTGTTTTTGGAAAACACATGGAAAATCTTAGTTTATTTTCATTTGCTGATGGGATATATCCAATTCATAATGTTTCAAAAGATGTTACAATTGACCATGCATTTGAATGTGTAGGTTCAAGCGCATCACAATCTGCAATTGACCAGATTATTGATTTAATAAATCCTCAAGGAACAATAAATCTTTTTGGTGTAAGTGAATATCCAATACCACTTAATACTCGTATGGTTTTAGAAAAAGGACTTACAATTCAGGGAAATAGCCGTTCTGAAAGAGAAGATTTTGTTGGAGTTGTAGAAACTCTTAAACAAAACCCTAAACTTTTCGAATACCTGGAAAAATTAGTTACTCAAATATATGAAATCAATTCTCTAAATGATTTAAAAGAAGCATTTGATAGAGACTATATTTCCCGTTTTGGTAAAACTATCTTGAAATGGAACAAGTAA
- a CDS encoding 2-C-methyl-D-erythritol 4-phosphate cytidylyltransferase: protein MIFAAILAGGIGSRMSGTDVPKQFLPLGNKPVIIHTIEKFVINEKIDKIIVLTPKNFINHTNHLIEEHIGKNDNIIVIEGGKTRNDTLINSIKYIDENFGIDDESIILTHDSVRPFVTHRIIEDNIDAAKRYGACDTVVPATDTIVESINSRTIESIPVRDYYYQGQTPQSFNIKKLFNLINSLTEEESNVLTDACKIFVLKDEDVYLVDGEVTNIKITYPYDLKLANTILEDIHD from the coding sequence ATGATTTTTGCAGCAATTTTGGCTGGCGGGATTGGTTCAAGAATGAGTGGAACTGATGTGCCTAAACAGTTTTTACCATTAGGAAATAAACCTGTTATTATTCACACTATTGAAAAGTTTGTTATTAATGAAAAAATTGATAAGATAATTGTTTTAACACCTAAGAATTTCATTAATCATACCAACCATTTAATTGAAGAACATATTGGGAAAAATGATAATATTATTGTTATTGAAGGTGGTAAAACAAGAAATGATACATTAATTAATAGTATTAAGTATATTGATGAGAATTTTGGAATTGATGATGAGTCAATTATTCTTACTCATGATTCCGTACGTCCATTTGTAACTCACAGGATTATTGAAGATAATATTGATGCTGCAAAAAGATATGGTGCATGTGATACTGTAGTTCCTGCTACTGATACTATTGTTGAGAGTATTAATTCTAGGACTATTGAAAGTATTCCTGTAAGGGATTATTATTACCAAGGCCAAACACCACAGAGCTTCAATATAAAGAAACTTTTCAACTTAATCAATAGTTTAACAGAAGAAGAATCCAATGTACTTACAGATGCATGCAAAATATTTGTTCTTAAGGACGAAGATGTATATCTAGTTGATGGTGAAGTGACAAATATTAAAATTACTTATCCGTATGATTTAAAATTAGCAAATACAATACTTGAGGATATTCATGATTAA
- a CDS encoding coenzyme F420-0:L-glutamate ligase, producing MRCVGTVVRGIRTPIIKENDDLATIVVDSIMAAKESEGFEFKDKDVVAITEAVVGISEGNYVTVDDIAQDLQEKFPSKNIGVTNPILSRNRFSIVLKGIARGMDKITLLTSFPSDEVGNGILDEELLDNSEYNLASVISEEEYKKTFGSWKHPFTGINMIDFYKELIESEDCEVEFVFSNDVKTILDYTSDVLSCDIHTREKTTKLLKNEGANVYGLHNVLTKPIGNSGFNPDYGLLGSNKATEERLKLFPKTGQQLVEEVQKRLIEISGKQIEVMVYGDGAFKDPVGHIWELADPVVSPAHTSGLIGTPNEIKLKYVSDNKFADLKGDELKEAIKEEIKHKDKDLTGQMITQGTTPRKLTDLIGSLCDLTSGSGDKGTPVVFIQGYFDNLAND from the coding sequence ATGCGATGTGTTGGTACAGTTGTTCGTGGAATAAGAACACCAATTATTAAAGAAAATGATGATTTAGCAACCATAGTTGTAGACTCAATTATGGCTGCAAAAGAAAGTGAAGGATTTGAATTTAAAGATAAAGATGTTGTAGCAATTACAGAAGCAGTTGTTGGAATTTCTGAAGGAAATTACGTAACTGTTGATGATATTGCACAGGATTTACAGGAAAAATTCCCATCAAAAAATATTGGAGTAACAAATCCTATTTTAAGTAGAAACAGATTTTCCATTGTCTTAAAAGGTATTGCAAGAGGAATGGATAAAATCACTCTTTTAACTTCTTTCCCATCAGATGAAGTTGGAAACGGTATTTTAGATGAAGAACTTTTAGATAATAGTGAATATAATTTAGCAAGCGTTATTAGTGAAGAAGAATACAAAAAGACATTTGGATCATGGAAACATCCATTTACTGGAATTAACATGATTGACTTTTACAAGGAATTAATTGAAAGTGAAGATTGTGAAGTTGAATTTGTATTTTCAAATGATGTTAAAACAATTCTTGACTACACCAGTGACGTGTTAAGTTGTGATATCCATACAAGAGAAAAAACAACAAAATTACTTAAAAATGAAGGAGCTAATGTTTACGGATTACACAACGTTTTAACCAAACCAATTGGAAATTCAGGATTTAACCCAGATTATGGATTACTTGGTTCAAACAAAGCAACCGAAGAAAGATTAAAGTTATTCCCAAAAACCGGTCAGCAATTAGTTGAAGAAGTTCAAAAAAGATTAATTGAAATAAGCGGAAAACAAATTGAAGTTATGGTTTATGGAGACGGTGCTTTTAAAGATCCTGTTGGACACATTTGGGAATTAGCAGATCCTGTTGTTTCACCAGCACATACAAGTGGATTAATAGGAACTCCTAATGAAATTAAATTAAAATATGTTTCTGACAATAAATTCGCAGACCTTAAAGGTGACGAATTAAAAGAAGCTATTAAAGAAGAAATAAAACACAAAGATAAAGATTTAACTGGTCAAATGATTACCCAGGGAACAACTCCTAGAAAATTAACCGACTTAATAGGTTCATTATGTGATTTAACTAGTGGTTCTGGGGATAAAGGAACACCAGTTGTATTTATTCAAGGATATTTTGATAATTTAGCAAATGACTAA